A window from Paenibacillus polymyxa M1 encodes these proteins:
- a CDS encoding pilus assembly protein CpaF, whose translation MLLWNGITIGIILLVLLVILIYKLRNPIVVPKLKTNVDSEKFNINSMTKYIKTQFNEMTGRNLYDNALDRADFERQKNMRVELKAALKGCNSGDLYDKMYVKDLIHDLLMKGYGMDEQNVNYVLPFDDPEKLTVQDKFEILMQIYKKKYKYKALPQMIEEYQLDELKYVIEDGQTESYIITEEEILDIYQEKAGKLSFEDKMQVIVQRIYQEYKGFGVIDEIRNMLIDGVSGGVSGLPAFSQDIEDEQKLLEAMRTATKEDVLHSVWIMYRGKTMHLSFLSFGSEREIKRICQSIYKYNNPGQLTEQNGYIINDMKDNSRIVVMRPPFAETWVFFNRKFDLTFADLENFLNPKGRGYSFKNTILPLRFIPFLMKSTRTIAVTGEQGSGKSTFIMACIKFYAATLALRIMEMAFELHLRKLFPRRNIVTTKETAEISGQQGMDVQKKTDGAVNIIGEAATDEQVTWIIQAGTVASKCTIFSHHPKTFKDLISSLRNSALKTGLFQNEFIAEQQVVSILNFDVHLFKDPEGRRYIERITECVPLFYQENPYPEDSEKARIEFYKRMTDKRAYEERDIIVFEDEGYVAKNPITEQQKKDMMKQMTKKDCAAFEEMLATFWPVAS comes from the coding sequence ATGCTTTTATGGAATGGAATTACAATAGGTATAATTTTGCTGGTCCTTCTTGTTATCTTAATCTACAAGTTACGAAATCCTATCGTTGTTCCGAAGTTAAAAACGAATGTAGATTCTGAAAAATTTAATATTAATAGTATGACAAAATATATCAAGACACAATTTAATGAAATGACGGGAAGAAATCTTTATGACAATGCTCTGGATAGGGCTGACTTTGAACGCCAGAAAAATATGAGAGTAGAATTGAAAGCTGCTTTAAAAGGCTGTAATAGTGGTGATCTTTATGACAAGATGTACGTCAAAGATCTCATACATGATCTCCTCATGAAGGGATACGGGATGGATGAGCAGAATGTCAATTACGTTCTACCATTTGACGATCCTGAAAAACTAACTGTGCAGGATAAGTTTGAAATTCTTATGCAAATATATAAGAAAAAATACAAATATAAAGCATTGCCGCAAATGATTGAGGAGTACCAGCTAGATGAGCTGAAATATGTCATCGAAGATGGTCAAACAGAATCCTACATCATTACTGAAGAGGAGATACTTGATATCTATCAAGAAAAGGCGGGTAAACTGTCCTTTGAAGATAAAATGCAAGTAATTGTTCAACGGATTTATCAAGAGTATAAGGGTTTTGGAGTTATTGATGAAATCAGAAACATGCTTATTGATGGTGTATCTGGTGGAGTATCTGGGTTACCCGCGTTTTCTCAAGATATAGAGGACGAACAAAAGCTGTTAGAGGCCATGCGAACAGCTACTAAAGAAGATGTATTGCATTCAGTATGGATTATGTATCGTGGTAAAACCATGCATTTATCCTTTCTGTCATTTGGAAGCGAAAGGGAAATAAAGAGAATATGCCAATCTATTTATAAATATAATAACCCAGGACAACTGACGGAACAAAACGGATATATCATAAACGATATGAAGGACAACTCACGTATTGTTGTTATGAGACCACCTTTTGCGGAGACTTGGGTATTTTTCAACCGTAAATTCGATTTAACTTTTGCTGACTTAGAAAACTTTTTAAATCCAAAGGGTAGAGGCTACTCTTTTAAAAATACGATCTTACCATTAAGATTTATTCCTTTTTTAATGAAGTCTACACGCACTATAGCTGTTACTGGGGAACAGGGGTCAGGTAAGTCCACTTTTATAATGGCTTGCATTAAATTCTATGCAGCTACTCTCGCTTTACGAATAATGGAAATGGCTTTTGAACTACACTTAAGAAAATTGTTCCCAAGACGTAATATTGTAACCACGAAAGAAACTGCGGAGATTTCTGGTCAACAAGGGATGGATGTGCAAAAGAAAACGGATGGAGCCGTGAACATTATTGGTGAAGCTGCAACTGATGAGCAAGTTACATGGATCATTCAGGCGGGTACAGTAGCGAGCAAATGTACGATATTTTCGCACCATCCAAAAACTTTTAAGGACTTAATATCATCTTTACGAAATTCAGCTCTTAAAACTGGGTTGTTTCAGAATGAATTTATCGCTGAGCAGCAAGTTGTTAGCATTCTTAATTTTGATGTTCACTTATTTAAAGATCCTGAGGGAAGAAGATATATTGAGCGAATAACAGAATGTGTCCCCCTTTTTTATCAGGAAAATCCGTATCCTGAAGATTCCGAGAAAGCAAGGATCGAATTCTATAAGCGGATGACTGA
- a CDS encoding SAF domain-containing protein, translating to MSKVRLRHKQLMIAGVVGAVIMSLIGLVIMILVIRNIQDSYRVDRVKVEQQLQDANKTIQQEMKQVPVVIRKNGVKAGDVLSESDIKTINVPSASVPANIMRKENIVGKYTKIDLPQNTPVTQSMLFEKGVTAADLRNQEFKLIQLPTKLDSRQFVDVRIKFPTGEDYIVLAKKKVSDLAGNVITFQMNEQDILLMSSAIVDAYINDATIYALSYVDPYMQKEAIVTYPPKDSVNKLIKSDPNIVERATEQLESRKRTVLEMNLRSMTEEERAKYNAGAGIGTSGSPADTSNNSGYSSSQPPVKDAIPTNEANSEGAESPTQTITPTGDNDVSNLQPVPQPVTVEPDTQSESKIYGETSQTTVKP from the coding sequence ATGTCAAAGGTACGTTTACGACATAAACAACTCATGATTGCGGGTGTTGTCGGAGCTGTAATTATGTCACTCATTGGCCTCGTTATTATGATACTAGTGATTCGAAATATACAAGATTCTTATAGGGTTGATCGTGTAAAAGTAGAACAGCAGTTACAGGATGCAAATAAGACAATTCAACAAGAGATGAAGCAGGTTCCCGTTGTAATAAGGAAAAATGGGGTTAAAGCCGGAGATGTTCTATCAGAATCGGATATTAAAACTATTAATGTTCCAAGTGCATCTGTACCAGCAAACATCATGAGGAAAGAAAACATAGTAGGTAAGTATACCAAGATTGATTTACCACAAAACACACCTGTCACACAATCTATGTTATTTGAAAAAGGTGTTACAGCTGCAGATCTAAGAAACCAAGAGTTTAAATTAATTCAATTGCCGACCAAGTTGGACTCAAGACAATTTGTAGATGTAAGAATTAAGTTCCCTACAGGTGAAGATTATATAGTTCTCGCTAAAAAGAAAGTTAGTGATTTAGCCGGGAATGTTATTACTTTTCAAATGAATGAACAGGACATTTTGTTAATGTCCAGTGCTATTGTAGATGCCTATATCAACGACGCAACCATTTATGCTTTGAGCTATGTTGATCCTTATATGCAAAAGGAGGCGATTGTAACTTACCCTCCGAAGGACTCTGTTAATAAATTGATTAAATCTGATCCTAACATTGTTGAACGTGCCACTGAACAATTGGAGTCACGCAAACGTACAGTGCTAGAAATGAATTTACGATCGATGACAGAGGAAGAACGAGCTAAATACAACGCAGGTGCTGGAATTGGAACGTCTGGTAGTCCTGCAGACACCTCTAATAATAGTGGTTATTCTTCAAGCCAACCACCTGTTAAGGATGCTATACCAACAAATGAAGCTAATAGTGAAGGTGCTGAGTCTCCAACGCAAACTATAACGCCTACAGGAGATAACGATGTTTCTAATCTACAACCTGTACCGCAACCAGTAACAGTAGAACCAGATACACAGTCTGAAAGTAAGATTTATGGGGAAACGTCTCAAACTACAGTAAAACCTTAA